One genomic segment of Streptomyces sp. TLI_146 includes these proteins:
- a CDS encoding Wzz/FepE/Etk N-terminal domain-containing protein — MSDDTIRLVTIGRILRRRWRLLTILTVVGALLGYGTSMLNPPRYTASAPVLLPGQWEERELLTQAQIATSSAVVDRTAAALGWKGVKGSDLRSRVGAKAADGNIINISGTADTPERAQRLSDQMAKEFVTFAARISGNSTDTDAATNSEALRQKVAEASRRITDLANAADPGKTVESVQARTELEKMRTALQDAMKKLDEANPTASKAGMVVMGPAPRPTSEAPPTRTQLVAGGALLAFLLAVIGHLTAARMNRRLRTEPEITAALGAALLGTVDVPGQRPAHRAQERGPRALVRRILGLDTRWDVPVPQMSGDEDSRRTRYRRVCARLRDQLPAPRRLLVVVPDGDATARLAAEQLVAEAESGPLLRVVQVAVAQPLVPDRDTESGALVVLSAGSWTAEELAGIAEACADAGHEVVGTVVAVTVRARTTRTAADSPGDAAPEPAVHGHTSGGSA; from the coding sequence TTGAGCGATGACACGATACGCCTGGTCACGATCGGGCGGATTCTCCGTCGGCGCTGGCGGCTCCTCACCATCCTGACCGTGGTGGGCGCGCTCCTCGGCTACGGCACCTCCATGCTCAATCCGCCGCGTTACACGGCGTCGGCACCGGTCCTGCTGCCGGGTCAGTGGGAGGAGCGCGAGCTGCTCACCCAGGCACAGATCGCGACGAGTTCGGCGGTGGTCGACCGTACGGCCGCCGCGCTCGGCTGGAAGGGCGTCAAGGGCAGCGACCTGCGGAGTCGGGTGGGCGCCAAGGCCGCCGACGGAAACATCATCAACATCTCGGGCACGGCCGACACCCCGGAGCGCGCCCAGCGGCTCTCCGACCAGATGGCCAAGGAATTCGTCACGTTCGCCGCGCGGATCTCGGGCAACAGCACCGACACCGACGCGGCCACGAACTCCGAGGCGCTGCGGCAGAAGGTGGCGGAGGCCAGTCGGCGCATCACCGACCTGGCCAACGCGGCCGACCCGGGCAAGACCGTGGAGAGCGTGCAGGCCCGCACCGAACTGGAGAAGATGCGCACCGCACTGCAGGACGCCATGAAGAAGCTGGACGAGGCCAACCCGACGGCCAGCAAGGCCGGCATGGTCGTCATGGGACCGGCGCCCCGGCCCACCAGCGAGGCGCCGCCGACCAGAACGCAGCTCGTCGCCGGCGGGGCACTGCTCGCCTTCCTGCTCGCGGTCATCGGCCACCTCACCGCCGCACGGATGAACCGCCGGCTGCGCACCGAACCGGAGATCACCGCGGCCCTGGGCGCGGCACTCCTCGGCACCGTCGACGTCCCCGGCCAACGGCCCGCGCACCGGGCGCAAGAGCGCGGCCCGCGGGCCTTGGTCCGCCGGATCCTCGGCCTCGACACCCGGTGGGACGTACCGGTCCCGCAGATGTCCGGCGACGAGGACAGCAGACGGACCCGCTACCGGCGGGTCTGCGCCCGCCTGCGGGACCAGCTGCCGGCGCCCCGGCGGCTGCTGGTCGTCGTACCGGACGGCGACGCGACCGCCCGGCTGGCCGCCGAGCAGCTCGTCGCCGAGGCCGAGAGCGGCCCCCTGCTGCGGGTGGTGCAAGTCGCGGTGGCGCAGCCCCTGGTACCGGACCGCGACACCGAGTCCGGCGCCCTGGTCGTGCTCAGCGCCGGCAGCTGGACCGCCGAGGAGCTCGCCGGGATCGCCGAGGCGTGTGCGGACGCGGGGCACGAGGTCGTCGGCACCGTCGTCGCCGTCACCGTCCGGGCCCGTACGACGCGAACTGCCGCTGATTCTCCGGGCGACGCCGCTCCGGAGCCCGCGGTGCACGGCCATACTTCGGGGGGTTCCGCGTGA
- a CDS encoding nucleotide sugar dehydrogenase, translating to MRVSVFGLGYVGCVSAACLASMGHEVIGVDVSQVKVDLVNDGKAPVVEERIGELTAEVVRSGALRATGDVREAIMGSEVSLVCVGTPSEPNGSLCTTYLERVTEQIGAALADGAKQGGRHTVVFRSTMLPGTCLNLLVPILEKYTGGMAGVDVGVAVNPEFLREGTSVRDFFDPPKTVIGELDAASGDAVTALYDGLPGEVFRVPVPTAEAIKYADNAFHGLKIGFANELGAVCQALGVDSHQVIDVFLADRKLNISPAYLRPGFAFGGSCLPKDLRSLVHAAQRADVSVPILSHVLPSNSDHLQRAVDLVERTGRRRVGLFGLSFKPGTDDLRESPLVELAERLFGKGYDLRIYDANVSLSRLMGANREYIESRLPHLAQLLADSVDEVLDHAEVCLVGTRDPAVLSALPHGDGPVIVDLIHLPDAETRRTEPGYVGLAW from the coding sequence ATGAGGGTCAGCGTTTTCGGGCTCGGCTACGTGGGCTGTGTGTCGGCCGCGTGCCTGGCCAGCATGGGGCACGAGGTCATCGGGGTGGATGTGAGCCAGGTGAAGGTCGACCTGGTCAACGACGGCAAGGCCCCGGTGGTCGAGGAGCGGATCGGCGAACTCACCGCCGAGGTCGTACGCAGTGGAGCGCTGCGCGCCACCGGCGACGTCCGTGAAGCCATCATGGGCAGCGAGGTGTCGCTGGTCTGCGTCGGCACACCGTCGGAACCCAACGGCAGCCTGTGCACCACCTACTTGGAGCGGGTCACCGAGCAGATCGGCGCCGCGCTGGCCGATGGGGCCAAGCAGGGCGGCCGGCACACCGTCGTGTTCCGCAGCACGATGCTCCCGGGCACCTGCCTGAACCTGCTGGTGCCGATCCTGGAGAAGTACACAGGCGGCATGGCCGGGGTGGACGTCGGCGTCGCGGTCAACCCGGAGTTCCTGCGCGAGGGCACGAGCGTGCGGGACTTCTTCGACCCGCCCAAGACCGTCATCGGCGAGCTCGACGCGGCGAGCGGCGACGCGGTGACGGCGCTGTACGACGGTCTGCCCGGCGAGGTGTTCCGAGTGCCGGTCCCGACGGCCGAGGCGATCAAGTACGCGGACAACGCCTTCCACGGTCTCAAGATCGGCTTCGCGAACGAGCTGGGCGCGGTGTGCCAGGCGCTCGGGGTGGACTCGCACCAGGTGATCGACGTGTTCCTGGCCGACCGCAAGCTGAACATCAGCCCCGCCTATCTGCGGCCCGGCTTCGCCTTCGGTGGCTCCTGCCTGCCCAAGGACCTGCGCAGCCTGGTCCACGCGGCACAGCGGGCGGACGTATCGGTGCCCATCCTGTCCCATGTGCTGCCCTCCAACTCCGACCATCTGCAGCGCGCGGTGGACCTGGTCGAGCGCACCGGCAGACGCCGGGTGGGCCTGTTCGGGCTGTCCTTCAAACCCGGCACCGACGACCTCCGCGAGAGCCCGCTCGTCGAGCTGGCGGAGAGACTCTTCGGCAAGGGCTACGACCTGCGGATCTACGACGCCAACGTGAGCCTCTCCCGGCTGATGGGCGCGAACCGCGAGTACATCGAGTCGCGGCTGCCGCACCTCGCGCAGTTGCTCGCGGACTCCGTCGACGAGGTGCTCGACCACGCCGAGGTGTGCCTGGTCGGGACCAGGGATCCGGCCGTCCTGTCGGCGCTGCCCCATGGCGACGGCCCGGTGATCGTCGACCTCATCCACCTTCCCGACGCCGAGACGCGCCGGACCGAACCTGGGTATGTGGGCCTTGCTTGGTGA
- a CDS encoding glycosyltransferase family 4 protein produces MLGDTSFEDTTGGERPGRRALILVENLSVPFDRRVWQECTTLRDAGWEVHVICPQGQKRDTEPEAVIDGVRIHRYPLRAATGGPAGYLREYGSALWHTARLARKVGPVHVVHACNPPDLLFLAARWLKRRGARFVFDQHDLVPELYLSRFDRGEDLLYRAVCALERRTYRAADVVLATNESYRDVAIRRGGRRPEDVFVVRSAPQVDRFQPVPPEPELKRGKPHLLCYLGVMGPQDGVDYALRALAKLRDEFGRTDWHAVFVGAGDAFDAMVELSRRLGLSDQVQFTGRIPDADLVRYLSTADVCLSPDPRNPLNDVSTMNKVLEYMAMGRPIVSFDLKEARVSAGDAAVYAPANDEAEFAELIALLLDDPERRSRMGKIGQERISGRLSWRNSQESLLAAYAAACAQVGGRTIER; encoded by the coding sequence TTGCTTGGTGACACATCGTTCGAAGACACCACCGGCGGCGAGCGGCCGGGCCGGCGCGCGCTGATCCTGGTGGAGAACCTGTCGGTGCCGTTCGACCGGCGGGTGTGGCAGGAGTGCACGACCCTGCGCGACGCGGGCTGGGAGGTGCACGTCATCTGCCCCCAGGGGCAGAAACGGGACACAGAACCGGAGGCCGTGATCGACGGGGTGCGGATCCACCGCTACCCGTTGCGCGCCGCCACCGGAGGCCCGGCCGGCTATCTGCGGGAGTACGGATCGGCGCTGTGGCACACGGCCCGGCTGGCCCGCAAGGTCGGCCCGGTCCACGTGGTCCACGCCTGCAACCCGCCCGACCTGCTGTTCCTGGCGGCCCGGTGGCTGAAGCGGCGCGGCGCGCGGTTCGTCTTCGACCAGCACGACCTGGTGCCCGAGCTGTACCTCTCGCGGTTCGACCGCGGCGAGGACCTGCTCTACCGCGCCGTGTGCGCGCTGGAACGGCGGACCTACCGGGCCGCGGACGTCGTGCTCGCCACGAACGAGAGCTACCGGGACGTCGCGATACGCCGGGGCGGCCGGCGGCCGGAAGACGTCTTCGTGGTGCGCAGCGCACCTCAGGTCGACCGGTTCCAACCAGTGCCGCCTGAACCTGAGTTGAAGCGCGGCAAGCCTCATCTGCTGTGCTATCTCGGTGTCATGGGACCGCAGGACGGCGTCGACTACGCCTTGCGGGCCCTCGCGAAGCTGCGCGACGAGTTCGGGCGGACCGACTGGCATGCGGTGTTCGTCGGCGCGGGTGACGCCTTCGACGCGATGGTGGAGCTGTCCCGGCGGCTCGGGCTCTCCGATCAGGTGCAGTTCACCGGGCGCATTCCGGACGCCGACCTGGTGCGCTACCTCTCCACCGCGGACGTGTGCCTCTCCCCCGACCCGCGCAACCCGCTCAACGACGTGTCGACCATGAACAAGGTCCTGGAGTACATGGCGATGGGCCGGCCGATCGTCTCCTTCGACCTGAAGGAGGCGCGCGTCTCCGCCGGTGACGCCGCCGTCTACGCACCGGCCAACGACGAGGCCGAGTTCGCCGAGCTCATCGCGCTGCTTCTGGACGATCCGGAGAGACGGTCCCGGATGGGCAAGATCGGCCAGGAGCGGATCAGCGGGCGGCTTTCCTGGCGCAACTCCCAGGAGTCGCTGCTCGCCGCCTACGCCGCTGCCTGCGCACAGGTAGGAGGCCGCACCATTGAGCGATGA